The Amblyomma americanum isolate KBUSLIRL-KWMA chromosome 3, ASM5285725v1, whole genome shotgun sequence genome window below encodes:
- the LOC144125403 gene encoding solute carrier family 22 member 7-like, whose translation MEFEQVLVKTGGFGRFQKTVMVLALMLSGLHTALYAFGHYLILVTPFSQWCFHNYSVPSAEEISALPRGRCQGVAMHSAEDGHHNGTTFQEGLKACPSGWQYDPNEFFPTVTMENEWVCGDSWKLYTVHTTYWLGSMAGYLICGVLSDRIGRKKTIMILTVIGSTASLAGTYFSGFVGFSVLRFFTGMAALTINSVVFVLAIEYTVSQRRTLVSFVWVTMWGLLSSVAPWYGYLTQSWRSLLYAAVVADVLLLSCLAWFPESSSWLLSVGRTSEAVHHLQRLASRNGRSVTREAVLELLLGGNKQSNAKVPSFYESTKAMLKLPRLRRMTLLIYVTWFSVCLCYHGCTLELGRLGLNIYTTYSIAMALELPVNIICIVSLDVLGRRWPNVTFLVVGGISSITMGLARTTSESWTLAMGALCLSAFAGCYMITYQLSSEIFPTVIRGRSVQLQRLVGELGGLAGMHVAALAERDRFLPVTVMGATALAASVFAFFLPDTVHLALPQTLEDGEGLARDRGLCFCPVSAAELFLKRRGDHRNGRSSSGLVESVARTENDAEESVPRGASPERPQRLLKECQED comes from the exons ATGGAGTTCGAGCAAGTGCTCGTCAaaaccggcggctttggccgctTCCAAAAAACCGTGATGGTGCTGGCGTTGATGCTGAGCGGCCTGCACACAGCCCTGTACGCTTTCGGCCACTACCTGATCTTAGTGACGCCGTTCAGCCAGTGGTGCTtccacaactacagtgttccttcaGCGGAGGAGATAAGCGCCTTGCCGAGAGGAAGGTGTCAAGGCGTCGCAATGCATTCCGCAGAGGACGGCCACCACAATGGAACAACCTTCCAGGAAGGACTGAAGGCCTGCCCTTCTGGGTGGCAGTACGACCCCAACGAGTTTTTCCCGACGGTAACAATGGAG aaCGAATGGGTTTGCGGCGACAGCTGGAAGTTGTACACGGTTCACACGACGTACTGGCTTGGCTCCATGGCTGGGTACTTAATCTGCGGAGTCTTGTCTGACAG AATTGGAAGAAAGAAGACAATCATGATACTGACCGTCATCGGATCCACTGCCAGCCTGGCTGGTACTTACTTCAGCGGATTTGTTGGGTTCTCTGTGCTTCGGTTTTTCACAGGGATGGCTGCTTTGACCATAAACAGCGTAGTCTTTGTGCTGG CGATCGAGTACACGGTGTCTCAGCGAAGGACGCTGGTGTCCTTCGTGTGGGTGACCATGTGGGGCTTGCTGAGCAGTGTGGCGCCCTGGTACGGATACCTGACGCAGAGTTGGCGATCCCTGCTGTACGCGGCCGTCGTTGCCGATGTCCTCCTGCTCTCCTGCCTAGC GTGGTTCCCCGAGTCCTCAAGCTGGCTACTTTCGGTTGGCCGCACTTCTGAGGCGGTCCATCACCTACAACGTCTAGCTTCGAGGAACGGCAGAAGCGTCACGAGAGAAGCAGTCCTGGAACTCTTGCTT GGCGGAAACAAGCAGTCAAATGCAAAGGTTCCAAGCTTCTACGAGAGTACCAAGGCAATGCTGAAGTTACCCCGGCTCCGCAGGATGACGTTGCTAATCTACGTGACATG GTTCTCCGTCTGCCTCTGCTACCACGGCTGCACACTTGAGCTGGGCCGGTTGGGCCTCAACATTTACACCACTTACTCGATCGCCATGGCCTTGGAGCTGCCGGTGAACATAATCTGCATTGTCTCCCTGGATGTGCTCGGTCGTCGCTGGCCGAACGTGACTTTCTTGGTTGTTGGAGGCATCAGCAGCATCACCATGGGCCTCGCGAGAACTA cttcGGAATCATGGACTCTGGCAATGGGAGCTCTGTGCCTTTCGGCGTTCGCTGGTTGCTATATGATCACCTACCAGCTGTCCTCAGAGATCTTTCCCACCGTGATTCGTGGTCGGTCAGTGCAGCTTCAGCGCCTCGTCGGGGAGCTCGGAGGACTGGCTGGCATGCACGTGGCGGCGCTG GCCGAGCGGGACCGGTTCCTGCCGGTGACGGTGATGGGTGCCACGGCGCTGGCGGCGTCGGTGTTCGCCTTCTTCCTCCCGGACACGGTGCACCTGGCGTTGCCGCAGACCCTGGAAGACGGCGAGGGGCTGGCGAGAGACCGGGGTCTCTGCTTCTGCCCCGTATCCGCCGCGGAGCTCTTCCTCAAGAGACGAGGCGACCATCGCAACGGACGCTCAAGCAGCGGACTTGTGGAAAGCGTGGCGCGAACCGAGAACGACGCGGAGGAGAGTGTGCCCCGGGGTGCATCGCCCGAAAGGCCACAGCGCTTGCTGAAAGAGTGCCAGGAAGATTAG